In a single window of the Cryptococcus neoformans var. neoformans JEC21 chromosome 11 sequence genome:
- a CDS encoding general transcriptional repressor, putative, with product MPESRMVHPHSHHLHSAHHHSSHPHSYQHPPPPNYSSSHPSYPHHHHTPRHVSNGHSSQVPLSGPPPPQMPIAGPPADPVGPPAIATSNAGSTRSRSVPPMSSEARAAKEKMDNILAQLAAANENTWMLIGAVAEGMNDQDRALSAFENALRHNPSSVLGLNAVASIARGRDDFDKAIEYFQRILNANPENGEVWGSMGHCLLMKDDLPKAYTSYQQALYHLANPKEPKLWYGIGILYDRYGSFEHAEEAFSSVLKVDPNFEKANEIYFRLGIIYKHQRKYKSSLDCFRYILNNPPRPLTSWDIWFQLGHVYEQDRDFEAARDAYMRVLSHQPDHAKVLQQLGWLYHQPGAHFADQEKAVSYLTKSLETDPSDAQSWYLLGRAYMAAQRYNKAYEAYQQAVYRDGRNPTFWCSIGVLYYQIAQYRDALDAYSRAIRLNPYISEVWYNLGSLYESCNNQMADAMDAYSRALELDPNNTVIKQRMALLQNPNGGPLPPVPPPIDVHPSQYTATPTAQPPAGSPNASPSHQLPSDAHAGGRDLPPPPPGGDIARGHSPGPFRNGAAPPPLNHVDEPRGPVPGMTQLARMETEPRSAEIRDERYNGRYDPADIRRHNGSPLSPRASRRESQAFPSQPSYFPSNGAHARDREREEWDRSRGGSRAPQGHSPRLGDRTPGADPRVPQEYRDYPGYYDPRTAYPAPLGGPPTPSAMPGRFDPRREAEEFRRREEDREVNGAKLASSARQENRMPSPAPSIASSKNGRKRGEGTRKAKDKEEKALNKKEGGRKGKAAGLKAGEEITGQSPRGNVKSPSVSVHNTPQLNTARPIPPSAPAPVPLMSRTVDEDYDEGAADALMVLAGDRSTTTLPLPVRHITPTPSGPMSPPPPAPNTGPATGAKRPGPEANSPEQANKRVKAEKSQSPVDSASGSASSRVPKRMVIEVLNTPSIASPLPRTSSAVNEEKQSRASQERREERREGTISGTEIDERTAQTSTPLPPPAPLSPANRLAPSSSAHTPQSPPRQASSPPPEAEKEASRPPTPPLPDEPPSPAAPAAAVRVESSRDSDPRTPPLPPSQTFESSSMKTPTSAGDRGDVDMADAGTER from the exons ATGCCCGAATCACGCATGGTTCATCCCCACtctcaccatcttcactccgcccaccaccactcttctcatccacaCTCTTATCAACATCCACCCCCGCCCAACTACTCTTCGTCTCACCCGTCGTatccccatcaccaccatACCCCACGACATGTCTCAAACGGTCACTCTTCTCAAGTACCCCTATCCGGGCCGCCCCCTCCTCAAATGCCCATTGCTGGCCCTCCGGCTGATCCCGTTGGGCCACCTGCTATAGCGACCTCAAATGCCGGTAGCACTCGTTCTAGAAGCGTGCCGCCGATGAGTAGTGAGGCAAGAGcagcaaaggaaaagatggacaATATTCTGGCGCAATTGGCTGCCGCTAATGAGAATACATGGATGTTGATAG GCGCTGTCGCTGAGGGGATGAATGATCAAGACCGAGCGCTTTCCGCCTTTGAGAATGCACTTAGGCATAACCCTTCATCTGTTCTCGGCCTGAATGCCGTCGCGTCCATTGCACGAGGCAGAGACGATTTTGACAAGGCAATTGAGTACTTCCAACGCATCCTCAACGCGAACCCTGAGAACGGTGAAGTATGGGGATCAATGG GGCACTGTCTTTTGATGAAAGATGATCTTCCAAAGGCTTACACATCGTATCAACAAGCGCTGTACCATCTTGCTAATCCCAAA GAACCCAAGCTTTGGTATGGTATTGGTATATTGTACGATCGATACGGCTCTTTCGAACATGCCGAGGAGGCTTTCTCGAGTGTCCTTAAAGTTGATCCTA ACTTTGAAAAAGCCAACGAGATCTACTTCCGTTTGGGTATCATCTACAAACATCAACGCAAATACAAGTCCTCTCTTGAT TGCTTCCGATACATTCTTAACAatcctcctcgacctctGACATCTTGGGATATATGGTTCCAGCTTGGACACGTATACGAGCAAGATCGCGATTTCGAAGCTGCGAGGGATGCTTACATGAGAGTGCTCAGCCATCAACCAGATCATGCCAAAGTTCTCCAGCAGCTTGGCTGGCTTTATCACCAGCCTGGGGCCCACTTTGCTGATCAAGAAAAGGCCGTATCATATTTGACCAAGAGTCTTGAAACCGACCCGTCGGATGCACAAAGCTGGTACCTTCTTGGACGTGCATACATGGCCGCCCAACGTTACAATAAGGCCTATGAAGCATATCAACAGGCAGTGTATCGAGATGGTCGCAATCCCACCTTCTGGTGCTCAATCGGTGTCCTGTACTATCAAATTGCGCAGTATCGTGACGCTCTTGACGCTTATTCGCGTGCCATCCGACTCAACCCCTACATCAGCGAGGTCTGGTATAATTTGGGAAGTCTTTACGAGTCGTGCAATAATCAAATGGCTGATGCGATGGATGCTTATTCTCGCGCCCTCGAACTTGATCCCAATAACACCGTTATCAAGCAGCGTATGGCTTTACTCCAAAATCCCAACGGCGGTCCTCTGCCTCCCGTACCTCCTCCAATTGACGTTCACCCATCTCAATACACTGCTACTCCTACCGCTCAGCCTCCAGCTGGATCACCAAATGCTTCGCCAAGCCACCAGCTTCCATCAGATGCTCATGCAGGCGGACGAGaccttccacctccacctccggGAGGCGACATTGCTCGTGGCCACTCCCCTGGTCCATTCCGAAACGGTGCTgcccctccaccacttAATCACGTTGATGAGCCTCGAGGCCCTGTGCCCGGTATGACTCAGCTAGCTAGAATGGAGACTGAGCCGCGCTCCGCTGAAATTCGGGATGAACGATACAACGGACGTTACGATCCTGCCGATATCCGACGCCACAATGGTTCACCATTGTCCCCTCGTGCTTCACGACGCGAAAGTCAGGCTTTCCCAAGCCAGCCGAGCTACTTCCCGTCTAACGGTGCGCACGCGCGTGacagggagagggaagagtggGACAGGTCTCGAGGTGGATCTAGGGCTCCTCAGGGGCACTCACCTAGATTGGGCGATCGTACACCTGGCGCCGACCCCAGGGTTCCTCAAGAATACCGCGATTATCCTGGGTATTACGATCCTCGTACGGCCTATCCCGCTCCTTTGGGCGGTCCACCCACGCCATCAGCTATGCCCGGAAGGTTTGATCCCAGACGAGAAGCTGAGGAGTTCCGCCGTCGTGAAGAAGATCGAGAAGTCAACGGTGCCAAGCTGGCCAGTTCAGCGAGACAAGAGAACCGAATGCCCAGTCCGGCGCCATCGATTGCATCAAGTAAGAACGGGAGGAAGCGTGGAGAAGGCACGAGGAAAGCAAAGgataaggaagaaaaggctctgaacaagaaagaaggtggaaggaagggaaaggccGCGGGGTTGAAGGCCGGTGAAGAAATTACCGGACAGTCACCAAGAGGAAACGTCAAAAGTCCTTCTGTCAGTGTGCACAACACGCCGCAGTTGAACACCGCCCGGCCAATCCCCCCTTCTGCTCCAGCGCCAGTACCTTTGATGTCTCGCACTGTGGATGAAG ACTACGACGAGGGCGCAGCCGATGCGCTTATGGTTCTTGCGGGCGATCGCAGCACTACCACACTCCCTCTGCCTGTTCGTCATATAACCCCCACTCCTTCAGGCCCCATGTCGCCTCCGCCTCCCGCTCCCAATACTGGCCCTGCCACCGGAGCCAAACGTCCTGGTCCAGAAGCCAACTCACCGGAACAAGCCAACAAACGGGTCAAAGCAGAGAAGTCTCAGTCACCAGTTGATTCCGCGTCAGGTTCTGCTTCCAGTCGAGTGCCGAAGCGAATGGTGATAGAAGTGCTCAACACACCCAGCATAGCCAGTCCCTTACCTCGGACGTCTTCAGCGGTAAACGAAGAAAAACAGTCCCGAGCGTCTCAAGAgcgaagggaagagaggagggaagggacGATTTCTGGAACGGAGATTGACGAGCGTACTGCTCAGACATCAACTCCTTTACCACCCCCAGCCCCACTGTCTCCCGCAAACCGTCTTGcaccctcttcatccgctCACACTCCTCAATCGCCTCCTCGTCAGgcttcatctccacctcccgAAGCCGAGAAAGAAGCGTCCCGACCTCCTACACCTCCTCTACCAGATGAGCCACCCTCTCCAGCAGCTCCGGCTGCTGCTGTGCGAGTCGAGTCTTCGAGAGACTCGGACCCTCGCACTCCTCCTTTGCCGCCTTCCCAGACTTTCGAGAGTTCATCCATGAAGACTCCAACAAGTGCTGGGGATCGTGGAGATGTCGATATGGCCGATGCCGGCACGGAGAGATGA
- a CDS encoding aldehyde reductase i, putative, translating to MAPASHFTLNNGKKIPSIGLGTWQSEPGQVAKAVESALKSGYRHIDCAWAYGNEKEVGEGLKASGVPREEIHITSKLFELHHHPEHVELACKDTLKNLGVEYLDLYLLHWNINFQVDAPKGTVPTFDHAVKADNGKIKLDVALADNVMPTWREMEKLVEKGLVKSIGISNFNIHRTEKLLKEAKIKPVADQVELSIQCPQHELVAYLKSKDILPQGYSPLGGTGKSNLRENDVVQKIADKYKVQTANILLSWLVMRGINPVPKSVTPERIANNLKLVDLSQEDFKELEKLAESHPPKRVCDQSEDFEPKYDIFQENDPEFSDKAQFAKLGLKL from the exons ATGGCGCCTGCTTCCCACTTCACCTTGAACAACGGCAAGAAGATCCCTTCTATCGGCTTGGGTACC TGGCAATCCGA GCCCGGACAGGTCGCCAAGGCCGTCGAGTCCGCTCTCAAG TCTGGCTACCGACACATCGA CTGTGCCTGGGCCTATGGTAACGAGAAGGAAGTCGGTGAGGGTCTCAAGGCTTCCGGCGTCCCTCGAGAGGAAATCCACATTACCTCCAAGCTCTTTGagctccaccaccaccccgAGCACGTTGAACTTGCTTGTAAGGACACTTTGAAGAACTTGGGTGTCGAGTACCTTGACTTGTACTTGTTGCACTGGAAC ATCAACTTCCAGGTCGACGCTCCCAAGGGAACCGTTCCCACGTTTGACCAcgctgtcaaggctgacaATGGCAAGATCAAGCTCGACGTTGCTCTTGCCGACAATGTCATGCCTACCtggagggagatggagaagctTGTCGAGAAAGGTCTCGTCAAGTCTATCGGTATCTCCAACTTTAACATTCACCGTACCGAAAAGCTTCTCAAGGAGGCCAAGATCAAGCCCGTCGCTG ACCAAGTCGAGCTTTCTATCCAGTGCCCTCAGCACGAGCTCGTTGCCTACCTCAAGTCCAAGGACATTCTCCCCCAGGGTTACTCCCCTCTTGGCGGTACCGGCAAGAGCAACCTCCGTGAGAACGACGTCGTGCAAAAGATTGCCGACAAGTACAAGGTCCAGACTGCCAACATCTTGTTGAGCTGGTTGGTCATGCGAGGTATCAACCCTGTACCCAAGTCCGTCACACCCGAGAGGATCGCCAACAACCTCAAAC TTGTCGACCTTTCCCAGGAAGACTTCAAGGAGCTCGAGAAGCTTGCCGAGTCTCACCCCCCCAAGAGGGTCTGTGACCAGTCTGAGGACTTTGAGCCCAAGTATGACATCTTCCAGGAGAACGACCCCGAGTTTAGCGACAAGGCTCAGTTCGCCAAGCTCGGTCTCAAGCTCTAA
- a CDS encoding RAD57 protein, putative has protein sequence MSFTSFPIETLDLPNNFRDAALKANLTTSTILLSPIPKLTELLKCKIPFAQDLVKAVSQALAPKPVTVDVSFDDDYGQGACERGTGEEMAGKGKGKWISTGDEGLDECLGGGLRRGCLYEIAGESAAGKSHFALTLALCCQLSSLTSSPGGSLILTSERELSTDRLIQLGEPLLAVHEPRAEERPEGEIDPRVKGLLDNILSNRVSDIDALEHALSYVIPALLESRLKTSSSSSSQPFPSRSHLKPIRLIILDSLTALLRGGSASSPSTRPAATSSSSLTERSKHLCVVADLLKALAARYDLAVVVINQVSDVFPRQQHSSSSGVVAAYSSPLMLAGTPPSSAWDQTQPFGPGMAQQQQQGTSNASGGDPPMLYASQSRWFSGQSDVLNKEASLGIVWANAVNVRIMLSRTGRRRMLDQDDLRPVKRRRPREDDDDEEEDEAGIGAGADEKGERRSRIQIDKAKPTLIRRMHVVFSPFCPSGTVDYAITPSGIHSLPGSYEPINIVENMRKVWGSGKGMQGPAGVMAGTGDVGMGWGGIQKEEGGGLGGDVFDDYGELPAEYWDAVIAGETTAPEPSVTEETDERVVNEADVVEETGP, from the exons ATGTCATttacctctttccccatAGAAACTCTCGACTTGCCGAACAACTTTCGCGACGCTGCTCTCAAAG CAAACCTGACGACGTCCACTATCCTCTTATCGCCAATACCAAAATTGACAGAGCTGCTGAAATGCAAAATCCCTTTTGCTCAAGATCTCGTGAAAGCCGTCTCGCAAGCGCTGGCCCCCAAACCTGTCACTGTAGACGTTTCATTTGACGATGATTACGGTCAAGGAGCGTGTGAGAGGGGgacaggagaagagatggctgggaaagggaaggggaagtgGATATCGACTGGCGATGAAGGGTTGGATGAGTGTCTGGGAGGGGGTTTGAGACGAGGTTGTCTGTATGAGATTGCTGGAGAGAG TGCGGCGGGCAAATCTCACTTTGCTTTGACTCTTGCCCTTTGCTGCCAGCTGTCGTCACTCACGTCGTCCCCTGGCGGCTCTCTTATCCTTACATCCGAACGAGAGCTCTCCACCGATCGACTGATCCAGCTCGGAGAACCTCTGTTAGCCGTACATGAACCACGGGCAGAAGAACGGCCCGAGGGAGAGATTGATCCTCGCGTCAAGGGTTTACTGGATAATATCCTGTCAAACAGAGTCAGCGATATCGATGCTCTTGAACATGCGCTGAGCTACGTGATCCCCGCACTCCTCGAATCCCGGCTtaaaacatcatcatcatcatcatcccaaccttttccttctcgttCACACCTCAAACCTATCAggctcatcatcctcgacTCTCTCACTGCCTTATTACGCGGCGGCAGCgcgtcttctccttctacAAGGCCTGCAgccacctcctcctcctccctgACAGAACGGTCCAAACATTTATGTGTGGTGGCAGATCTGCTCAAGGCGCTGGCGGCGAGGTACGATTTGGCGGTTGTGGTGATCAACCAAGTATCGGACGTTTTCCCGCGACAACAACACTCGTCTTCGTCGGGTGTGGTGGCGGCGTATAGTTCACCTTTGATGCTGGCGGGTACGCCCCCTAGTAGTGCGTGGGACCAGACTCAGCCGTTTGGGCCTGGTATGgctcagcagcaacaacaaggaACAAGTAATGCAAGTGGAGGTGATCCCCCGATGCTTTACGCGAGTCAATCACGCTGGTTTTCCGGTCAGAGCGATGTGTTGAACAAGGAAGCTAGTTTGGGTATCGTGTGGGCAAACGCGGTCAACGTACGGATTATGCTGTCAAGAACTGgtaggaggaggatgttggATCAAGATGATCTGAGGCCGGTAAAACGACGGCGGCCaagagaagacgatgatgatgaagaagaagacgaagctGGAATTGGAGCTGGGGCTgatgaaaaaggagagagaaggagtcGCATCCAAATCGACAAAGCAAAGCCTACACTCATCAGGCGGATGCACGttgtcttctctcccttttgCCCAAGCGGCACGGTCGACTACGCCATCACCCCTAGCGGGATCCATTCCCTACCAGGCAGCTACGAGCCGATTAATATCGTGGAAAACATGCGGAAAGTATGGGGCAGTGGGAAAGGTATGCAAGGGCCGGCGGGAGTCATGGCGGGTACTGGGGATGTAGGCATGGGATGGGGAGGGATacagaaggaggagggcggggGCCTGGGTGGGGATGTGTTTGATGATTATGGGGAATTGCCGGCAGAGTATTGGGATGCGGTGATAGCTGGAGAGACTACGGCGCCTGAGCCGTCTGTGACGGAAGAGACTGATGAGCGTGTTGTTAATGAAGCGGATGTGGTAGAAGAGACCGGACCATAA
- a CDS encoding nucleus protein, putative has translation MSEVTETPVPPLSNVTEPPRSPNPLNPATDAQGENIQPLAEREPQNDVPGVTAAPDQPPLPVDAPLPPSPAASDEPPPSLPSSAIPTAVPTPTVITVGEDKPEVPAGAPLSTVTQGSASMDLDEATPQPVKRAGEELDGEREEKRLKEDGPAVEAAAEAGEATGEAIAVAVQSDVPLVGPDGQPLPPPAWLSYVPPAPKFAGPNTPLTLTQHKYMLNAVRSLKKRLPDAYNFLVPVDTVRFNIPHYHTVIDTPMDLGTVETKLIVSDPRGPPKDKSKMSKWDTSKGKYNNVAEVTEDVRRIWENSRKFNGKEHPVSQMATRLEEAFERSLSNLPAEPVIASPASAGPSHVRRSSISQPPVVRRSSDDTRPKREIHPPPPKDLAYEESPGSARKPKRRNDPQLQWASRAIKSLEISNKYYVAVSPFLYPVDKIIEEVPDYATVIKRPIDFNIIKNKLAENTYEDVNQVDDDIRLMVANAQKFNPPGHEVHTSATQLLQIWEEKWRTVPAKVETRDSSEDPMAEAFDDYSSDEDNAQLRSLESQVIALNQQISALRSKMTKRRAARGSKSKSKPKTAPRKSSVSKPSPNINGNSQPKKSKKAPKEANLMYREDDDESEEEEDISHLSHAQKQELAEKIGQTDGETLSKVISIIQQSTNIGGSNQEIELDIDSLPPATVIRLYNLVCRGGRGSGSKRGRGGVVKKAGGTGRKAMGGVSRRSVNEREEAERIRRMEQQLQAFESSRPVPQAVGYEEEESSSEEESSEEE, from the exons ATGTCTGAGGTTACTGAGACGCccgttcctcctctttccaacgTTACCGAGCCGCCCAGGAGTCCTAACCCGCTCAACCCCGCTACAGACGCGCAGGGCGAGAACATCCAACCGCTAGCCGAGCGTGAGCCGCAGAATGACGTGCCAGGAGTGACCGCCGCTCCCGATCAGCCACCTTTGCCAGTGGATGCacctctccctccctctcctgCCGCGAGCGACGAACCTCCCCCTTCCTTACCTTCCAGCGCTATTCCCACAGCTGTGCCTACCCCTACCGTGATTACAGTAGGCGAGGATAAGCCCGAGGTTCCCGCCGGAGCCCCGTTGTCTACCGTGACGCAAGGATCAGCGTCAATGGATCTTGATGAGGCCACACCTCAACCAGTCAAACGCGCCGGGGAGGAGCTCGAtggtgaaagagaggagaagagattaAAGGAGGATGGGCCTGCCGTGGAGGCTGCTGCAGAGGCTGGAGAGGCTACTGGGGAGGCTATCGCTGTAGCAGTGCAGTCTGACGTTCCTCTTGTTGGACCGGATGGTCAACCATTGCCTCCTCCGGCCTGGCTTTCCTATGTTCCTCCTGCCCCCAAGTTCGCCGGTCCCAACACACCGCTTACGCTCACTCAACACAAGTACATGCTCAATGCTGTGCGCTCACTGAAGAAGCGCCTTCCTGATGCGTACAACTTTCTTGTTCCTGTCGACACTGTTCGATTTAACATTCCTCATTACCACACCGTTATCGATACACCTATGGATTTGGGTACGGTTGAGACCAAGTTGATTGTCAGTGATCCCAGGGGTCCTCCCAAAGACAAGAGTAAGATGAGCAAGTGGGATACTAGCAAAGGCAAGTACAACAATGTTGCCGAGGTGACTGAGGATGTGAGGAGGATCTGGGAGAATTCACGCAAGTTTAATGGGAAAGAGCATCCTGTCAGTCAGATGGCTACTCGATTGGAGGAGGCTTTTGAGAGGTCTTTAAGCAACCTGCCAGCTGAA CCTGTTATCGCATCTCCTGCCTCTGCTGGTCCCTCTCATGTCCGCCGCTCTTCCATTAGTCAACCTCCTGTCGTCCGACGAAGTTCCGATGACACTCGTCCTAAGCGCGAgattcatcctcctccccccaAAGATCTTGCTTACGAAGAGTCTCCTGGCTCTGCGCGGAAACCTAAACGTAGGAACGACCCCCAACTCCAGTGGGCTTCAAGGGCCATCAAGAGTTTGGAGATTTCCAACAAGTACTATGTTGCCGTTTCACCTTTTCTTTACCCCGTCGACAAAATCATTGAGGAAGTTCCGGATTATGCTACTGTCATTAAACGTCCCATTGACTTCAACATTATCAAGAACAAACTCGCCGAGAATACATACGAGGATGTGAATCAGGTGGATGACGACATTCGTTTGATGGTTGCCAATGCGCAAAAATTCAACCCGCCTGGCCACGAAGTGCATACATCTGCTACGCAATTACTGCAAATCTGGGAAGAAAAGTGGAGGACGGTGCCGGCGAAAGTGGAAACTAGAGATTCTAGCGAAGACCCAATGGCCGAAGCCTTTGACGATTACTCGAGCGATGAAGATA ACGCACAACTGAGATCACTGGAGAGCCAAGTCATTGCCTTGAACCAGCAAATCTCCGCTCTCCGTTCCAAGATGACCAAACGTCGTGCTGCTCGAGGCTCTAAATCCAAGTCAAAACCCAAGACCGCTCCTCGGAAATCTTCCGTCTCCAAACCTTCCCCCAACATCAACGGCAATAGTCAACCGAAGAAGTCCAAGAAGGCTCCCAAGGAGGCCAATCTTATGTAcagagaagatgacgatgaaagcgaagaagaagaggacatCAGTCATCTTTCTCATGCGCAGAAGCAAGAGCTGGCGGAGAAGATTGGGCAGACTGATGGGGAGACTTTGAGCAAGGTGATTTCTATAATTCAGCAGTCCACCAACATTGGAGGG AGCAACCAAGAGATTGAGCTGGATATCGATTCTCTTCCACCGGCCACTGTTATCAGGTTGTATAACCTTGTTTGtcgaggagggcgaggatCAGGTAGCAAGCGCGGACGTGGAGGTGTCGTGAAGAAGGCCGGTGGTACTGGCCGAAAGGCCATGGGTGGTGTGTCTCGACGCAGTGTGAACGAACGGGAAGAAGCGGAGCGTATTAGGCGCATGGAGCAGCAATTGCAGGCGTTTGAATCTTCTCGCCCTGTACCGCAGGCGGTTGGctacgaagaagaagagtctagctcggaagaggagagcaGCGAGGAAGAGTAA
- a CDS encoding 5-methyltetrahydropteroyltriglutamate- homocysteine S-methyltransferase, putative, which translates to MVKSAVLGYPRIGVNRAMKKAIEAYWAGKISAEELQTTAKNVRKQRWESIKNAGVDTVPSGEFTLYDHLLDHSFNFGVIPERYVSQKLDPLDTYFAMGRGRQDRSKGIDVVACEMGKFFDSNYHIVKVDHSPETEFKLNNNQALSEYKEAKEHGITTRPVLFGPITYLSLVRKANSAPAEFQPLDLLDKLIPVYKELLSQLKEAGVEEVQLDEPILVMDKAESQAELFKKTYEALAPVAPKITITSAYGRVGKSIEFLKDLPVFALHLDLDREPKQLDEVVAAIKPTKLHLELGVVSGRNIWKNDLKASKALAEKAIAELGADRVSVSTSSSLLHTPISVKVENKLTAEQLSWLSFAEEKCEEVAALAQALNGTEGATFEQNTKDIAARREFERTSDSAVRDRVAAITEEQLKRKSPFPARREAQKKHLNLPKFPTTTIGSFPQTKEIRVARAKFSKGEITQEEYEKAMENEIKAVVDFQEKCGLDLLVHGEPERNDMVQYFGEQLNGFIFTQLGWVQSYGSRYVRPPIVVSDVSRPTPMTVKWSSYAQSLTEKPMKGMLTGPVTILNWSFPRADVSKEIQSKQLALALRDEVVDLAKAGIKAIQVDEPAIREGLPLRKADWDNYLTWAVDSFRLSTSGVEDDIQVHSHFCYSDFGDIFPSIQRLDADVISIEASKADLKLLDVFKSYGYSNEIGPGVYDIHSPRVPGEQEIKDRIAAMVKVLPADLMVVNPDCGLKTRGWKETEESLANLVAAAKWARETYA; encoded by the exons ATGGTCAAGTCCGCTGTCCTTGGTTACCCCCGTATCGGTGTCAACCGTGCCATGAAGAAG GCCATTGAGGCTTACTGGGCTGGCAAGATCTCCGCTGAGGAGCTCCAGACCACCGCCAAGAACGTCAGGAAGCAGCGATGGGAGTCTATCAAGAACGCTGGTGTTGACACCGTCCCTTC CGGTGAATTCACCCTTTACGACCACCTCCTCGACCACTCCTTCAACTTCGGTGTCATTCCCGAGCGATACGTTTCTCAGAAGCTTGACCCCCTCGACACCTACTTCG CTATGGGCCGAGGACGACAGGACAGGTCTAAGGGTATTGACGTCGTTGCCTGCGAAATGGGCAAGTT CTTCGACTCCAACTACCACATCGTCAAGGTCGACCACTCTCCCGAGACCGAgttcaagctcaacaacaaccagGCTCTTTCTGAGTACAAGGAGGCCAAGGAGCACGGCATCACCACCCGACCTGTTCTTTTCGGTCCTATCACTTACCTCTCCCTCGTCCGAAAGGCCAACTCTGCCCCCGCTGAGTTCCAGCCCCTCGACCTCCTTGACAAGCTTATCCCTGTCTACAAGGAGCTCCTCTCTCAGCTCAAGGAGGCTGGTGTTGAGGAGGTTCAGCTCGACGAGCCCATCCTCGTGATGGACAAGGCCGAGTCCCAGGCCGAACTCTTCAAGAAGACCTACGAGGCTCTTGCTCCCGTCGCCCCTAAGATTACCATCACCTCTGCCTACGGCCGAGTCGGCAAGTCCATTGAGTTCCTCAAGGACCTCCCCGTTTTCGCACTCCACCTCGACCTCGACCGTGAGCCCAAGCAGCTCGACGAGGTTGTTGCCGCCATCAAGCCCACCAAGCTCCACCTCGAGCTCGGTGTCGTTTCTGGCCGAAACATCTGGAAGAACGACCTCAAGGCTTCCAAGGCCCTCGCCGAGAAGGCCATTGCTGAGCTCGGTGCCGACCGTGTCTCTGtttccacctcttcttctcttctccacacCCCCATCTCCGTCAAGGTTGAGAACAAGCTTACTGCTGAGCAGTTGAGCTGGCTCTCTTTCGCCGAGGAGAAGTGTGAGGAGGTTGCCGCCCTTGCCCAGGCTCTTAACGGTACCGAGGGTGCCACCTTCGAGCAGAACACCAAGGACATTGCTGCCCGACGAGAGTTCGAGCGAACCTCTGACTCTGCTGTCCGTGACCGAGTTGCTGCTATCACCGAGGAGCAGCTCAAGCGAAAGTCTCCTTTCCCTGCCCGTCGTGAGGCCCAGAAGAAGCACCTCAACCTCCCCAAGttccccaccaccaccattgGTTCTTTCCCCCAGACCAAGGAGATCCGAGTTGCCCGTGCCAAGTTCAGCAAGGGTGAGATCACCCAGGAGGAGTACGAGAAGGCTATGGAGAACGAGATTAAGGCTGTTGTTGACTTCCAGGAGAAGTGCGGTCTTGacctcctcgtccacgGCGAGCCTGAGCGAAACGACATGGTTCAATACTTTGGCGAGCAGCTCAACGgtttcatcttcactcaGCTCGGTTGGGTTCAGTCTTACGGCTCCCGATACGTCCGACCCCCTATCGTTGTCTCTGACGTCTCCCGACCTACCCCCATGACCGTCAAGTGGTCTTCTTACGCTCAGAGCCTCACTGAGAAGCCCATGAAGGGTATGCTTACTGGTCCCGTTACC ATCCTTAACTGGTCTTTCCCCCGAGCCGATGTCTCCAAGGAGATCCAGTCTAAGCAGCTCGCTCTTGCCCTCCGAGACGAGGTCGTTGACCTCGCCAAGGCCGGTATCAAGGCCATCCAGGTCGACGAGCCCGCTATCCGAGAGGGTCTTCCCCTCCGAAAGGCCGACTGGGACAACTACCTCACCTGGGCCGTTGACTCTTTCCGACTCTCCACCTCTGGTGTTGAGGACGACATCCAGGTCCACTCCCACTTCTGTTACTCTGACTTTGGAGACATCTTCCCCTCTATCCAGCGACTTGACGCCGACG TCATCTCCATCGAGGCTTCCAAGGCTGacctcaagctccttgaCGTCTTCAAGTCTTACGGCTACTCCAACGAGATCGGCCCTGGTGTCTACGACATCCACTCTCCTCGTGTTCCCGGAGAGCAGGAGATCAAGGACCGAATTGCCGCCATGGTCAAGGTCCTCCCTGCTGACCTCATGGTCGTCAACCCCGACTGTGGTCTCAAGACCCGAGGCTGGAAGGAGACTGAGGAGTCCCTCGCCAACCTCGTCGCCGCTGCCAAGTGGGCCCGTGAGACCTACGCTTAA